Proteins co-encoded in one Plasmodium reichenowi strain SY57 chromosome 10, whole genome shotgun sequence genomic window:
- a CDS encoding hypothetical protein (conserved Plasmodium protein, unknown function), whose translation MEEKSENLMIKSKELCEIFLRSLKNDQGSVKYLNECKNVDICEYYGVFNLVYSNIINNDNNMVMYKDHLLFLSFCYMNKLIEKYYNIYSNEEKINIRNSFINILFSLPINYNHILDNDILNLKVKSNEMLKTKLINEFLNEQTCLMNSYFNKNDMYMISTYMNSTRNKISQILSIICLYNEPIYFRYLLNFLLFFVCEYINRIILYKSEENNVVINQTNNMFIMSGGLKNKSLKDEKSGIHNNNNNNNNNNNNNNNNNIHINRFNNNINDENYYFNCVLQISINFLKEIFYNISNENYSNMLNKQQLNVFRTIIITDINIIFHLISLVFYYCLCYNKKNEFSLLIEGIKELSFFFPAHIFFNESNSPIKFLLNILILCFKKDESEVNELNSNNNLLYDNMPLNHFEIFYKNYISSNQLNDSSITHVLHNFLEDVDVEEILLIIFLNIIEYICKINNKTFVQLNEDEFMLFLDTYFNINLNFYNIEHYNFQKIYVKMIMNLSCIPISNYLHKKENKLKCLHIYIIHIFKNIYHPNMKILINILTICKNIFDNNKDLIYINNKYNIEESKIYNIYKIDRENLLNENNEKDYNNNQLIISCDDLKKLFILMFIRFIKIPIYDHNMDNNINNNANINTNNNANNNNTNNNNTNNNNTNNNNTNNNNTNNNNTNNNNINDNRFGVSKNNANEQNFLKISKDGKQSESILSCTNSSMNKKLMIEFINNYISEYNEEWFHIYYKYMKEEYEENDTNNINEYDDNENILKQKIFNFIKVLLGYNHEIYHIMIDVFDEFFKYYDTIITINNLCNETLKVQDYFIYVLLRAYFQLLSFFINTLKELKNIVTNGNNQINENIFSYQMNCTGEREKELKEAYIQNKINIKNNLEEKIIQMNNNSIELENKHNINIDNNNNNNNNNNNNNNNNCGSVSNVCSNTYNVDMLKREKENIELEIFIIKCIEKYKGSPYYEINNKCINNLLNFFKIILQKDFMGFSKLSTNFLLFEIKRLQHISECTYILNYNKDYAYFIMDNLMKTIIESTEDISFELKKNYLAIFTSIIMNLESFLSNDIIQNILKTFLDYKKSTNIFKYNKEFSIFLLTLISVLKVENINQKVPYIKLVLEDTYEFLTHFYKNINTFQKLYDLFYVHQANDTMLQVATFDSIHNKEDMVHSLFDSYKILHTCFSLFGYEKIDISMKIKLQKSTLSQAANNNTNDHMSSSSNNNNSNNNSNGSSNNKIGTHANFGDENMYYNLMNDNNALINDNEFLHLFINLFENVLLIYSLFNDMIRTNYSFEKYPKMCVEVNYFHLTGQEKDVVCMYNRNKKKNSIDNMEHMKNMKDVNNMNNMLSMNYNDNMKNMCGSTELLYMKNNVCTEGKKWNYYTIRLLHENICNVIKKFIKESYFFLYNDLTNIFNNILCNSLEYIPYDYINNNILLVYVCLSEKLKYLINNKLISQLIIQWFFKIFSVFLEKHFHYFREEYEHIKKVNSELNSEICMKEDDYSLYYDMLYKNKNYILNYLKICKNIFVVPNEYKNNQEHKMFFQYIYNDEKTVLLNSLLSTIEYLLNSYDCDITKKCLNFLVDSSESVTFLTFNSSHFYFFLQIIKVLLKTFFLYNPLILTLRQKKEENEISNIILNEYTEEKIQVYIGEMNLFMKNDPLEANSFLNVFTNAIIKISKHYFFLQKKIYNIEENISINDLLNIDSVKHFLLLFENIENSSTFNFHTILSDLLHQNNSQYFKNLLIQYRLHKT comes from the coding sequence ATGGAAGAAAAATCAGAGAATTTAATGATTAAAAGTAAAGAGCTTTGTGAGATATTTTTGAGGTCTTTAAAGAATGATCAGGGGAGCgtaaaatatttgaatGAATGTAAAAATGTAGATATATGTGAATATTATGGTGTGTTTAATCTTGTATATTcgaatataattaataatgataataacaTGGTTATGTATAAAgatcatttattatttctctcattttgttatatgaataaattaattgaaaaatattataatatatattcaaatgaagagaaaataaatataagaaatagttttataaatattttattttcattaccaataaattataatcatattttggataatgatatattaaatttaaaagtAAAATCGAATGAGATGTTGAAAACAAAGTTAATTAATGAGTTTCTAAATGAACAAACATGTTTAATGAATTCCTATTTTAACAAGAATGATATGTATATGATAAGTACATATATGAATTCTacaagaaataaaatatccCAAATATTAAGtattatatgtttgtaTAATGAACCTATATATTTCCGATATCTATtaaattttcttcttttttttgtttgtgaatatataaatagaataatattatataaatctgaagaaaataatgtaGTTATTAATCAGactaataatatgtttattatgTCAGGCggtttaaaaaataaaagtttAAAAGATGAAAAGAGTGGTATCCataacaacaacaacaacaataataataataataataataataataataataatatccATATAAATCGTttcaataataatataaatgatgagaattattattttaattgtGTTTTACAAATTAGTATAaactttttaaaagaaattttttataatataagtaatgagaattattcaaatatgttaaataaacaacaattaaatgtatttcgtacaattataattacagatataaatataatatttcatttaatttctcttgttttttattattgtttatgttataacaaaaaaaacgaattttctttattaattgaaggaataaaagaattatcctttttttttccagcacatatattttttaatgaatCCAATTCACCTATAAAATTTTTGCtcaatattttaattttatgttttaaaaaagacGAATCTGAAGTAAATGAATtaaattcaaataataatttactttatgataatatgcCACTGAACCATTTCGAAATATtctataaaaattatatatcatcGAACCAATTAAACGACTCAAGTATAACACATGTGTTACATAATTTTCTAGAAGATGTAGATGtagaagaaatattattaattatatttttaaatattattgaatatatatgtaaaattaataataaaacatttgttcaattaaatgaagatgaatttatgttatttttagacacatattttaatataaatttaaatttctataatatagaacattataattttcaaaagatatatgtaaaaatgaTTATGAACTTATCTTGTATACCTATATcaaattatttacataaaaaagaaaataaattaaaatgtctacatatatatataattcatatatttaaaaatatatatcatcctaatatgaaaatattaattaatatattaaccatttgtaaaaacatattcgataataataaagatttaatttatataaataataaatataatatagaagaaagtaaaatatataacatatataaaattgatAGAGAAAATTTGTtgaatgaaaataatgaaaaggattataataataatcaattaataatatcatgtgatgatttaaaaaaattgtttatTTTGATGTTTATAagatttataaaaataccCATATATGACCATAACatggataataatataaataataatgcaaatattaatacaaataataatgcaaataataataatacaaataataataatacaaataataataatacaaataataataatacaaataataataatacaaataataataatacaaataataataatattaatgataacCGTTTTGGTGTTTCTAAAAATAACGCGAATgaacaaaattttttaaaaatttccAAAGATGGAAAACAATCAGAATCAATATTATCATGTACAAATTCTTctatgaataaaaaattaatgattgaatttattaataattatataagtGAATATAACGAAGAATGgtttcatatttattataaatatatgaaagaagaatatgaagaaaatgatacaaataatataaatgaatatgatgataatgaaaatattttaaaacaaaaaatatttaattttattaaagtATTATTAGGATATAATCATgaaatatatcatataatgATTGATGTGTTTGATGAATTCTtcaaatattatgatactattattactataaataatttatgtaATGAAACATTAAAGGTACAagattattttatatatgttttattaagagcatattttcaattattatcattctttataaatacattgaaagaattaaaaaatattgttaCGAATGGAAATAACCaaattaatgaaaatattttttcgTATCAGATGAATTGTACAGGTGAAAGAGAGAAAGAGCTTAAAGAAGCCtatattcaaaataaaattaatataaaaaataatctagaagaaaaaataatacaaatgaatAACAATAGCATTGAACTTGAAAATAAACATAACAttaatattgataataataataataataataataataataataataataataataataattgtgGTAGTGTTTCAAATGTGTGTAGTAATACCTATAATGTAGATATGTTAAAAAGggaaaaggaaaatattgaattagaaatatttattataaaatgtatagaaaaatataaaggtTCACCTTATTAcgaaattaataataaatgtattaataatttattaaatttctttaaaataatattacaaaaagATTTTATGGGATTTAGTAAACTATCAACaaattttcttctttttgAAATCAAAAGATTACAACATATTTCTGAATGtacttatattttaaattataataaagattatgcatattttattatggATAATTTAATGAAAACAATAATTGAAAGTACAGAAGACATATCTtttgaattaaaaaaaaattatctaGCAATTTTTACATCCATAATAATGAACTTAGAAAGCTTCTTATCAAATGATATTATACAAAACATTTTGAAAACATTTTTAGATTATAAAAAATCCACAAATatctttaaatataataaagaatttaGTATATTCCTTTTAACACTTATATCTGTTTTAAAAGTAGAGAATATAAATCAGAAGGTTccatatattaaattagTTTTAGAAGATACCTATGAATTTTTAacacatttttataaaaatataaatacatttcAAAAGTTGTATGACCTTTTCTATGTACACCAAGCAAATGATACAATGTTACAAGTAGCAACCTTTGATTCAATTCATAACAAAGAAGACATGGTACATTCATTATTTGATTCATACAAAATTCTGCACACGTGTTTTTCCTTATTTGGGTATGAAAAAATCGATATAAGTATGAAGATCAAATTACAAAAAAGCACATTAAGTCAAGCAGCAAATAATAACACTAATGATCATATGagtagtagtagtaataataataatagtaataataatagtaatggtagtagtaataataaaataggAACACATGCCAATTTTGGAGAtgaaaatatgtattataatttaatgaatgataataatgcattaataaatgataatgaatTTTTACATCTATTTATAAACCTTTTCGAAAATGTTCTGTTgatatattcattatttaatgatATGATAAGAACTAATTATtcttttgaaaaatatcCAAAAATGTGTGTGGAAGTTAATTATTTTCACCTGACTGGTCAGGAAAAAGATGTTGTGTGTATGTACAATAGgaacaaaaagaaaaatagtattgataatatggaacatatgaaaaatatgaaagatgtgaataatatgaataatatgcttagtatgaattataatgataatatgaagAATATGTGTGGTTCTACTGAAttgttatatatgaaaaataatgtttGTACAGAAGGGAAAAAATGgaattattatacaatAAGATTATTAcatgaaaatatatgtaatgttattaaaaagtTTATAAAAGAAAGTTATTTCTTCCTATATAATGatttaacaaatatatttaataatatattatgtaataGTTTAGAATATATTCcatatgattatattaataataatatattattagtTTATGTTTGTTTAAgtgaaaaattaaaatatttaataaataataaattaatcagtcaattaattatacaatggttttttaaaattttttccgtatttttagaaaaacattttcattattttcgagaagaatatgaacatataaaaaaagtaaattCAGAATTAAATTCAGAAATATGTATGAAAGAAGATGATTATAGTTTGTATTATgatatgttatataaaaataaaaattatattttaaattatttaaaaatatgtaaaaatatatttgttgtaccaaatgaatataaaaataatcaagaacataaaatgttttttcaatatatatataatgatgaaaaaacGGTTCTTTTAAATTCTCTTCTTTCTACTAtagaatatttattaaatagTTATGATTGTGATATTACCAAAAAATGCTTGAACTTTCTTGTAGATTCATCTGAATCTGTTACTTTTTTAACTTTCAATTCATCCCATTTCTACTTTTTTCTACAAATTATTAAAGTACTTTTGAAAacattctttttatataatccACTTATATTAACACTaagacaaaaaaaagaagaaaatgaaatcAGTAATATAATTCTTAATGAATATACAGAAGAGAAAATACAAGTCTATATTGGAGAAATGAACTTATTCATGAAAAATGATCCATTAGAAGCAAATTCTTTTCTAAACGTTTTTACTAATGCAATTATCAAAATAAGTAAAcattatttctttttacaaaaaaaaatttataatattgaagaaaatatttctatcaatgatttattaaatattgaTAGTGTTAAAcatttcttattattatttgaaaacATAGAAAATTCAAGCACATTTAATTTTCATACGATTCTCTCAGATTTGTTGCATCAAAATAATTCacaatattttaaaaatttattgaTTCAGTATAGATTACacaaaacataa